In the genome of Bacillus sp. S3, one region contains:
- a CDS encoding GerAB/ArcD/ProY family transporter, whose translation MKKNWNQAFQIAAVYVGTVVGAGFATGKEIVEFFSRFGFFGFISILMSGYLFVMIGSKLMRMAAQIEAKSYQEFNEHLFGKWAGSIINVFMLFMLLGVSAVMLAGAGAVFEEQLGLPKNLGVFLTIFLSYLVMLVGTKGLFAVNTFVVPLMITFSLILMFLSLRMPNFLDRFLFIPHAGDGWKSVIAPFSYAALNLGLAQAVLVPVATEVKDDWTIKWGGIIGGLALTLILIGSHFTLIMLPNLELYDIPMAIIMKNLAPFFYWIFVLVIYGEIFTSVIGNVFGLDRQLQQYMPVPTFASVTVIFAVSYLISLVNYSTLLSYLYPLFGYICMSFFVLLWMKPFTPNMKN comes from the coding sequence GTGAAAAAGAATTGGAATCAAGCCTTTCAAATTGCGGCAGTTTATGTAGGAACTGTTGTCGGAGCAGGATTCGCCACTGGAAAGGAAATCGTAGAATTTTTTTCACGGTTTGGTTTCTTTGGCTTTATTAGTATATTAATGAGTGGTTATCTTTTTGTCATGATTGGTTCGAAGTTAATGCGTATGGCTGCGCAAATCGAGGCGAAATCCTATCAAGAATTTAATGAGCACCTCTTTGGAAAATGGGCGGGAAGCATCATAAATGTTTTCATGCTTTTCATGCTTCTCGGTGTAAGTGCCGTCATGCTGGCCGGGGCTGGGGCAGTTTTTGAGGAACAGCTTGGCCTGCCCAAAAATCTTGGCGTATTTCTGACCATTTTCCTTTCCTATCTAGTTATGCTAGTTGGTACGAAAGGACTTTTTGCGGTTAATACCTTTGTTGTTCCTTTAATGATTACCTTTAGTTTAATCCTGATGTTTTTGTCACTTAGAATGCCGAATTTTTTAGATCGGTTTTTGTTTATTCCCCATGCTGGTGACGGGTGGAAGAGTGTGATTGCCCCGTTTTCATATGCTGCTTTAAATTTGGGTTTGGCCCAGGCAGTTTTAGTTCCGGTTGCCACCGAAGTTAAGGATGACTGGACAATTAAATGGGGAGGGATTATAGGGGGCCTTGCGTTAACGCTGATTTTAATTGGCAGCCATTTTACCCTGATTATGCTGCCAAATCTGGAATTGTATGATATCCCAATGGCCATTATTATGAAAAACTTAGCACCGTTTTTTTACTGGATTTTTGTACTTGTTATTTATGGGGAGATTTTCACTTCTGTGATCGGAAATGTCTTCGGGCTCGACAGACAGCTGCAGCAATATATGCCGGTTCCAACGTTTGCATCTGTTACGGTCATTTTTGCCGTTTCCTATCTGATTAGTTTGGTGAATTATAGCACGCTGCTTTCTTATTTATACCCTTTGTTCGGCTATATTTGTATGAGCTTTTTTGTTTTATTATGGATGAAACCATTTACCCCAAATATGAAGAATTAA
- a CDS encoding CPBP family intramembrane glutamic endopeptidase, with protein sequence MKQKILTIRLIAGVILAHALIFFSFHDKTIFWYIFSGSVLVLIAFATYQGDVDDEASFIQYIFLGVLSGLLLYFIFWLGYQVIQILHLPFEQPIRKLYRSYAPKVFWQYIALILVAAPGEELFWRGFIQKKLVTHLRPIWGILIAALLYASVHLYSDSFLLVFAALISGLIWGLLYYWRKSMPLVIVSHIIFDIMIFIIMPFK encoded by the coding sequence ATGAAACAAAAGATTCTAACCATACGCCTAATAGCAGGTGTGATTTTAGCGCATGCACTTATATTTTTTTCATTTCACGATAAAACCATATTTTGGTATATCTTTTCCGGATCTGTGCTTGTGTTAATTGCGTTTGCCACGTACCAAGGAGATGTCGATGATGAGGCGTCCTTTATCCAATATATTTTCCTCGGTGTTCTTTCTGGATTATTGCTCTATTTTATATTTTGGTTAGGATATCAAGTCATCCAAATACTTCATCTCCCATTTGAGCAGCCGATAAGAAAATTATACCGCTCGTATGCGCCAAAGGTATTTTGGCAATATATTGCCCTCATTTTAGTTGCTGCCCCAGGGGAAGAACTGTTCTGGCGGGGTTTCATCCAAAAAAAATTAGTAACACACCTTCGTCCTATTTGGGGTATTTTAATCGCAGCATTACTTTACGCATCGGTTCATCTATATTCTGACTCATTTTTACTCGTTTTCGCAGCCCTTATTTCCGGACTCATCTGGGGGTTACTGTATTATTGGAGAAAAAGTATGCCGCTTGTGATTGTTTCGCATATCATTTTCGATATCATGATATTTATTATTATGCCTTTCAAATAG
- a CDS encoding DUF6254 family protein, translated as MSKSRSQQEREWTVRKQDQNPHGKVKSLKQLSKETEQGK; from the coding sequence ATGAGCAAATCAAGGAGTCAACAAGAGCGGGAATGGACGGTCAGGAAGCAGGATCAAAATCCCCATGGCAAAGTCAAATCTTTAAAGCAGTTATCAAAAGAAACGGAACAGGGCAAATAA
- a CDS encoding YkvS family protein: MKKAEVGNIIEFRGGLQGIVEKVNENSVIVDLTYMDNYRDLELDQRTVVNHKNYKVVKESAY, encoded by the coding sequence ATGAAAAAAGCAGAAGTAGGAAATATCATAGAATTCCGTGGTGGCTTACAAGGGATTGTTGAAAAGGTAAATGAAAATTCTGTAATAGTCGACCTAACATATATGGACAATTACCGTGATTTAGAATTAGATCAACGGACAGTTGTCAACCATAAAAACTATAAAGTCGTAAAAGAAAGCGCTTATTAA
- a CDS encoding AAA family ATPase — protein MALLEKIAQIKQEIGKVIVGKDIEVELMTISLLFNGHILLESVPGTGKTMLAKSFAAAIGGAFSRIQFTPDVLPSDVTGIQFFNPKIQEFELRPGPIMANIVLADEINRATPRTQSSLLEVMEERQVTIDGVTVPLEEPFMVIATQNPVESQQGTFALPVAQMDRFFIKIKVGYPEYEDEKRIMQIHRGNKKMQTITQVFTITEIEQFKASMGEIHISTDIEDYLLSIIRKTREHHHIELGVSPRGTLALMRAAQGKAFLNDRTYVTPNDVKAVAPYVLGHRIFLSIEGSLTNSPELIINEILDSISVPVEAGANG, from the coding sequence ATGGCCTTACTAGAAAAAATTGCTCAAATCAAGCAGGAAATCGGTAAAGTAATTGTCGGAAAAGACATAGAAGTGGAATTAATGACAATCTCATTATTATTTAATGGCCATATTTTGCTTGAAAGTGTTCCTGGTACAGGAAAAACGATGCTGGCGAAAAGCTTTGCGGCCGCAATTGGCGGGGCATTTTCCCGCATCCAGTTTACTCCGGATGTGCTTCCAAGCGATGTCACTGGAATTCAGTTTTTTAATCCAAAGATACAAGAGTTTGAGCTGCGGCCTGGCCCGATTATGGCAAACATTGTTTTAGCTGATGAAATTAATCGCGCTACACCGAGAACACAGTCAAGTTTATTGGAGGTGATGGAGGAAAGACAAGTTACAATTGATGGTGTGACCGTACCATTGGAAGAACCGTTTATGGTCATTGCTACACAAAATCCGGTAGAATCGCAGCAGGGAACCTTTGCATTGCCGGTGGCGCAAATGGATCGGTTTTTTATTAAAATTAAGGTCGGATATCCCGAATATGAGGATGAAAAGAGAATTATGCAAATTCACCGTGGAAACAAAAAAATGCAAACCATTACCCAGGTGTTTACCATCACAGAAATTGAACAATTTAAAGCATCCATGGGTGAAATCCATATTTCTACAGATATAGAAGACTATCTTTTAAGCATTATTAGGAAAACGCGTGAACATCATCATATTGAACTAGGGGTCAGTCCGAGGGGAACACTAGCTTTAATGAGAGCGGCACAAGGAAAAGCCTTTTTGAATGACCGTACATATGTTACCCCAAATGATGTAAAAGCAGTTGCCCCGTACGTTCTGGGTCATAGAATATTTCTTTCGATTGAAGGGTCACTTACAAACTCACCAGAACTTATTATCAATGAAATCCTCGATTCTATTTCCGTCCCAGTCGAAGCCGGTGCAAATGGATGA